Genomic DNA from Fusarium keratoplasticum isolate Fu6.1 chromosome 2, whole genome shotgun sequence:
ATGGGCGTTACCAAGACTACTCACCAGGAGGGCACCGGCCCTGTCGCTCAGAACGGCCAGACCGTCACCATTGAGTACACTGGCTACCTCAAGGACGAGTCCAAGCCCGACAACAAGGGCGCCAAGTAAGCACCCAGCCGGCCTTTTCATCATTGAAGCTTCGGCCATAGCTAACCTTTCCCTCTTCAGGTTCGACTCTTCCGTTGGCCGCGGCGACTTTGTCGTCAAGATTGGCGTTGGCCAGGTCATCAAGGGTACGCGAGCCCCATACCTgtcctcctccgcctttCCGAGCAGCTTGAGACAAGACATTCGATGCTAACAAACTACGCTCCCCAGGTTGGGATGAGGGCGTCACCCAGATGCAGGTTGGCGAGAAGGCCACTCTTGACATCACTCCGTaagctctcctcctcatACTTTGCGTCGCACGCAATTGCTAACAAGCTTCCTCCAGCGACTACGGCTATGGTGCTCGGTAAGCCCTCCAAGTCTCCCCTCTCGACCCGGCACAGACCAATCGTGCCCCCCGCTCCCCCAAGTGGCTCATTGTTGTCGCTGGAGCTCCGACCCTATTTACATCACCTTTGAACGAGCTTCACAGAGGGCGCATTAGCTAACACAACCACTACAGCGGCTTCCCCGGCCACATTCCCCCCAACTCTAGCCTCATCTTGTAAGTACAAATAGCTCGCCACAGCCAATCGGATATGCTACTAATGTTGAATTCAGCGATgtcgagctcaagaaggtcCAATAAATGCGCCAATTGTCGCCGTCGCTGTCGGTCGCCTTCGGCAACTGGGGATTTGAACGGATCTGCCAGCTCAACGAACCTACGACTAGCCCACTGCTCATTATACCCTGAGATACCTAGTATTGGGCGCAGTTCGATCCGGGTAGCTTCTACACCGCTATCGTAACTATGCGAACGGCTAAATAAAGAACAATCGATGCCTGCCCTTATTTCATGCTGCAGTGATTAACTTTTGCTCATCCTTGTCTTGCTTCTTGCGTCTGGATAGAGCTCCACTCGAGTCAGAGGTAGCCCAAACTTTGGACGTATCCGTATTGACTGCTGCAACTGTAAACGACTCATGTCATGACTGCTCATTCACCTCCTTTGTAATTCTGTAACATGGGCATTTATCATTCATCCATGAGAGCTCATGATCTTGAGCTGCAGTAAAGATGCATGGCGTGCCCCGCGAAATGCTTTGACCCCGCCAACGAGGACCAAGCACTGTACCTCACCAAAGCAGGGCGAAGCTCACCCCAGACTGGACTGGCGCTGACAAAAGCAGTCGGCgtccaccaccatcaacaacctttTTGGATTACTGTGCATAGACCATACCAAGCCGCATGAGGTCAATAGAATCCAACAGAATCTTGGTGCAGGCACAGGTGGCCAGTTTTGTCGAGTCTTGACCCATGCCTTGGAGGGGCCCGAGCCCACCAAAGCTCCAGGATAATCATCCTTTCACTGGCCGCGGGGCAGCCAGCTGGTGTGTGCCTGGCCTGTCACCCCACTCCACTCACTCCAAGTCATGTTGcccctcatcctcacccttCATCGGCTTTCTTGTTCGCTTATGTAAGGCACCAGCTCGATTACCCGCTCCCAGCATGCGC
This window encodes:
- a CDS encoding Peptidylprolyl isomerase, which gives rise to MRSFSLASISRASRITTRLNSFAPQSRNFSFTQAIMGVTKTTHQEGTGPVAQNGQTVTIEYTGYLKDESKPDNKGAKFDSSVGRGDFVVKIGVGQVIKGWDEGVTQMQVGEKATLDITPDYGYGARGFPGHIPPNSSLIFDVELKKVQ